In Alphaproteobacteria bacterium, one genomic interval encodes:
- a CDS encoding biotin carboxylase N-terminal domain-containing protein, with the protein MTRRAKTAPFSTLLVANRGEIAVRVMRTAGRMGLGTVAVYSEADRGAAHVLAADRAVEIGPAAASDSYLSIERIIAAAKKSGAGAVHPGYGFLAENADFAAACAEAGLVFVGPSAKSIRLMGNKRLAKERLGPLGVAGVPGYNGKDQSDKALKAAARKIGFPLLVKAAAGGGGRGMRLVENGRALGAALKSARSEAKSAFGSAELILERALTNCRHVEVQIIADSFGTVLHLGERDCSVQRRHQKVIEETPSPAVNAKLRQAMCEAAIKAAAAIGYVGAGTVEFLLDGKDFFFLEMNTRLQVEHPVTEMVTGIDLVDWQLRVAAGERLPLDQERIDHTGHAIEARLYAEDPGAGFLPQTGRVLRWRPATGGDIRVDHGIREGQEISAFYDPMIGKLMAFGENRDQARRRLVQALGETTLFGPTTNKAFLGRILEHPEFARGKATTAFLERHLDAVLADQGSDVALALAAVLFLQRQASGDFWRSSGIASWPLKIEAGGQEISLDAAALGNGRFQVRHVDWNHEILLLEDDGERLRFEFDGVVHGADSLFDPGGRSPVLHLDIEGGGGGRYVETTYLPAASRVVEGEGRITAPMSGRIVAVGVRKGRRVKKGDCLVVLEAMKIEHEIASDVDGRVTNVAVSAEDQVTPQQLLVEVEAAG; encoded by the coding sequence ATGACCAGGCGCGCCAAAACGGCGCCCTTTTCGACCTTGCTGGTTGCCAACCGCGGCGAAATCGCCGTGCGCGTGATGCGGACGGCGGGCCGCATGGGGCTCGGCACCGTCGCCGTCTACAGTGAAGCCGATCGCGGCGCGGCCCACGTCCTGGCCGCCGACCGGGCGGTGGAGATCGGGCCGGCGGCGGCAAGTGACTCGTATCTTTCCATCGAACGCATCATCGCGGCGGCAAAGAAGTCCGGCGCCGGTGCGGTGCATCCGGGCTATGGCTTTTTAGCCGAGAACGCCGATTTCGCCGCCGCCTGCGCCGAGGCGGGCCTGGTTTTCGTCGGGCCGTCGGCGAAATCCATCCGCCTGATGGGCAACAAGCGCCTGGCCAAGGAACGCCTGGGACCGCTGGGCGTGGCCGGCGTGCCGGGCTACAACGGCAAGGACCAGAGCGACAAGGCCCTCAAGGCGGCCGCCCGCAAGATCGGTTTTCCTTTACTCGTCAAGGCGGCGGCGGGCGGCGGCGGGCGCGGCATGCGCCTGGTGGAAAACGGCCGGGCGCTGGGCGCCGCTCTCAAGTCGGCCCGTTCGGAAGCAAAATCGGCCTTCGGCAGTGCGGAGTTGATCCTGGAGCGCGCGCTGACCAACTGCCGCCACGTCGAGGTCCAGATCATCGCCGACAGCTTTGGCACGGTGCTGCATCTGGGCGAGCGCGACTGTTCGGTGCAGCGGCGCCACCAGAAGGTCATCGAGGAGACGCCCTCGCCGGCCGTCAATGCCAAACTGCGCCAGGCCATGTGCGAGGCCGCCATCAAGGCTGCGGCAGCCATCGGCTACGTCGGTGCCGGTACCGTCGAATTCCTGCTGGATGGCAAGGACTTCTTTTTCCTCGAAATGAACACCCGCCTTCAGGTCGAGCATCCGGTAACCGAGATGGTCACCGGCATCGACTTGGTGGACTGGCAATTGCGCGTGGCAGCCGGCGAACGCCTGCCGCTGGACCAGGAGCGGATCGATCACACCGGCCACGCCATCGAGGCCCGGCTCTACGCCGAAGATCCTGGTGCCGGCTTCCTGCCCCAGACCGGCCGCGTGCTGCGCTGGCGCCCGGCCACTGGTGGCGACATCAGGGTCGACCACGGCATTCGCGAAGGCCAGGAAATCAGCGCTTTCTACGACCCCATGATCGGCAAGCTGATGGCCTTTGGCGAAAACCGCGACCAGGCCCGGCGGCGGCTCGTCCAGGCGCTGGGCGAGACCACGCTGTTTGGTCCCACCACCAACAAGGCCTTTCTCGGGCGCATTCTCGAGCATCCCGAATTCGCCCGCGGCAAGGCGACGACGGCATTTCTCGAGCGCCATCTCGATGCCGTCCTGGCCGACCAGGGCAGTGACGTTGCCCTGGCCCTGGCGGCGGTGCTGTTTCTGCAGCGCCAGGCCAGCGGGGATTTCTGGCGCTCTTCCGGCATCGCCTCGTGGCCCCTGAAGATCGAAGCGGGCGGCCAGGAGATCAGCCTTGACGCCGCCGCTCTGGGCAACGGACGTTTCCAGGTGCGCCACGTCGATTGGAACCACGAAATTCTGCTGCTGGAAGACGACGGCGAGCGCCTGCGCTTCGAATTTGACGGCGTCGTCCATGGCGCCGACAGCCTCTTCGATCCCGGCGGCCGAAGCCCTGTGCTGCACCTCGACATCGAAGGCGGCGGCGGCGGCCGCTATGTCGAGACCACCTACCTGCCAGCGGCCAGCCGCGTCGTCGAGGGCGAAGGCCGCATCACGGCACCCATGAGCGGCCGTATCGTCGCGGTCGGAGTGCGCAAGGGCCGCCGGGTGAAAAAGGGCGACTGCCTGGTCGTGCTCGAGGCCATGAAGATCGAACACGAAATCGCCAGCGACGTCGACGGCCGCGTGACCAACGTCGCCGTCAGCGCCGAAGACCAGGTGACGCCGCAACAACTGCTGGTCGAGGTCGAAGCCGCCGGATAG
- a CDS encoding acyl-CoA dehydrogenase family protein, whose product MNDNRQSAIPNTQHSPYYTEDHEAFRDTLRRFVDKEVMPHAAAWDEAEEFPRELYKKAAEIGAIGFGYPEDLGGVPADLFYTVILNEEFARPGVGGIMASLFSHSIGTPPIVALGSEDLKRRVVPEILAGEKISALAITEPSGGSDVANLKTRAVREGDDYVLNGSKTFITSGMRADYYTVAVRTGGEGIGGISLILVERERPGFERTLLNKMGWWCSDTATLYFDDCRVPAGNLLGVENEGFRGIMLNFNFERFGIAAMAHGLAKTCLEEAVSYAHERQTFGKPLIKHQAIRHKLIDMATKVNALKATMEALAWRLEQGESPVAEICMLKNQSTETLQFCASEGVQVLGGAGYLRGAKVERIYRETKVLAIGGGAEEIMKDLASRQLGW is encoded by the coding sequence ATGAACGACAATCGGCAATCAGCCATACCCAACACGCAGCACAGCCCCTACTACACCGAGGACCACGAGGCCTTTCGCGACACCTTGCGCCGCTTCGTCGACAAGGAAGTGATGCCCCATGCCGCGGCCTGGGACGAGGCCGAGGAATTTCCCCGCGAGCTCTACAAGAAGGCGGCTGAAATCGGCGCCATCGGTTTCGGCTACCCCGAGGATCTGGGCGGCGTGCCGGCCGACCTTTTCTACACCGTCATCCTCAACGAGGAATTCGCCCGGCCCGGCGTCGGCGGCATCATGGCCAGCCTATTCAGCCATTCCATCGGCACGCCGCCCATCGTGGCGCTGGGCTCGGAGGATCTCAAACGCCGCGTGGTGCCGGAGATCCTGGCCGGCGAGAAGATCAGCGCCCTGGCCATCACCGAGCCCTCGGGCGGCTCGGACGTGGCCAACCTCAAGACCCGGGCCGTGCGCGAGGGCGACGACTACGTGCTCAACGGCTCCAAGACCTTCATCACGTCGGGCATGCGGGCGGATTACTACACCGTGGCCGTGCGCACCGGCGGCGAAGGCATCGGCGGTATCTCGCTCATTCTGGTGGAGCGCGAGCGGCCCGGTTTCGAGCGCACGCTGCTCAACAAGATGGGCTGGTGGTGCTCCGACACGGCGACGCTTTATTTCGACGACTGCCGGGTGCCGGCGGGCAATCTGCTCGGCGTCGAGAACGAGGGCTTCCGCGGCATCATGCTGAACTTCAATTTCGAACGCTTCGGCATCGCCGCCATGGCCCATGGCCTGGCCAAGACCTGCCTCGAAGAAGCCGTCTCCTACGCCCATGAGCGCCAGACCTTCGGCAAGCCCCTGATCAAGCACCAGGCCATCCGCCACAAGCTGATCGACATGGCGACCAAGGTAAATGCGCTGAAGGCCACCATGGAGGCACTGGCCTGGCGTCTGGAGCAGGGCGAAAGCCCGGTGGCCGAAATCTGCATGCTCAAGAACCAGTCCACCGAGACGCTGCAGTTCTGCGCCTCGGAAGGCGTCCAGGTGCTGGGCGGTGCCGGCTACCTGCGCGGCGCCAAGGTCGAACGCATCTACCGCGAAACCAAGGTGCTGGCCATCGGCGGCGGCGCCGAGGAAATCATGAAAGACCTGGCCTCACGCCAATTAGGCTGGTGA